In Halorussus limi, a genomic segment contains:
- a CDS encoding arylsulfotransferase family protein, giving the protein MPDLSDPSVRGLAFVLAGLVLLVGAFGASWALAPDTDAVSDRISASDTLLVGVQGPGPNGNVTALDGRGDVRWSLGDIISYQSVEKLDNGSVLASFAAGGYRNCGPYDPPCKRTGVRIVDPGPEPRVVWQWSYPVRTREDSEVHDAEMLPSGNVLVADMEFESIFVLNPKTGERVWTWNASQHYDGPADPTTTDWLHLNDVDRIGDGRYLVSIRNMNQLLVVERGRGVVEVVNRDGDADVLNKQHNPHWLGDGALVVADSENHRVVELHRNDTTGEWEVAWSVAKVGGISLDWPRDADRLPNGNTLITDSRNNRVVEVRENGSLAASYSVPSLPYEADRLPHGESAAKSVSPYGVGHTADTGLLDRRIPVLSTLLAGARHVVALPYWVSEGHLLAVGVALALWIRGGHLLVRGRRSGE; this is encoded by the coding sequence ATGCCGGACCTGAGTGACCCGTCCGTCCGCGGCCTCGCGTTCGTCCTCGCCGGACTGGTCCTCCTCGTCGGTGCGTTCGGCGCGAGTTGGGCGCTCGCCCCGGACACCGACGCCGTCTCGGACCGAATCAGTGCCAGCGACACGCTGTTGGTGGGCGTGCAGGGGCCGGGACCGAACGGGAACGTGACCGCGCTCGACGGCCGCGGCGACGTGCGCTGGAGCCTCGGCGACATCATCAGCTACCAGAGCGTCGAGAAACTCGACAACGGGTCCGTGCTGGCGTCGTTCGCGGCGGGGGGTTACCGGAACTGCGGGCCGTACGACCCGCCGTGCAAGCGCACCGGGGTCCGCATCGTCGACCCCGGACCCGAACCGCGCGTCGTCTGGCAGTGGAGCTATCCGGTCCGGACCCGGGAGGACAGCGAGGTCCACGACGCCGAGATGCTCCCGTCGGGGAACGTCCTCGTCGCCGACATGGAGTTCGAGAGCATCTTCGTGCTGAATCCGAAGACCGGCGAGCGCGTCTGGACGTGGAACGCCAGCCAGCACTACGACGGTCCCGCGGACCCGACGACGACCGATTGGCTCCACCTCAACGACGTGGACCGCATCGGCGACGGTCGCTACCTCGTCTCGATTCGGAACATGAACCAACTCCTCGTCGTCGAGCGGGGACGGGGCGTGGTCGAGGTCGTGAACCGGGATGGCGACGCCGACGTGCTGAACAAACAGCACAACCCCCATTGGCTCGGCGACGGGGCGCTCGTCGTCGCCGACTCCGAGAACCACCGCGTGGTCGAACTCCACCGGAACGACACGACCGGCGAGTGGGAAGTAGCGTGGTCGGTGGCGAAGGTCGGCGGCATTTCGCTCGACTGGCCGCGGGACGCCGACCGACTCCCCAACGGCAACACGCTGATAACCGATAGCCGGAACAACCGCGTGGTCGAGGTGCGCGAGAACGGGAGCCTCGCGGCGAGTTACTCGGTCCCGTCGCTCCCTTACGAGGCCGACCGCCTGCCCCACGGCGAATCGGCGGCGAAGTCGGTGTCGCCTTACGGCGTCGGTCACACGGCCGACACCGGGCTACTCGACCGCAGGATTCCGGTCCTCTCGACGCTCCTCGCGGGCGCTCGTCACGTCGTCGCGCTTCCCTACTGGGTGTCGGAGGGCCACCTGCTGGCGGTCGGCGTCGCGCTCGCGCTCTGGATTCGGGGCGGACACCTGCTGGTCCGCGGGCGACGGTCGGGCGAGTAG
- a CDS encoding DUF7344 domain-containing protein has product MAATNPEHVSLETTFDLLGSAVRRTLVRVLDESGTVTRDDLTERVASVEADGPADERARRQVRIALHHNHLPRLAEAGLVVYDDETVTGTSRLDAVASEITRFDESERTLVRS; this is encoded by the coding sequence ATGGCCGCAACAAACCCCGAACACGTCAGCTTGGAAACGACCTTCGACCTGCTCGGTAGTGCCGTACGCCGGACCCTCGTCCGCGTCCTCGACGAGTCGGGAACCGTCACCCGAGACGACCTCACCGAGAGGGTGGCGAGCGTCGAGGCTGACGGCCCTGCCGACGAACGCGCGCGTCGTCAAGTGCGCATCGCGCTCCACCACAACCACCTCCCGCGACTCGCCGAGGCCGGTCTCGTCGTTTACGACGACGAGACGGTGACGGGAACCAGCCGCCTGGACGCTGTCGCCAGTGAGATTACGCGGTTCGACGAGAGCGAGCGAACGCTCGTTCGGTCCTAA
- a CDS encoding DUF7115 domain-containing protein, with protein sequence MSVPGIVQSRLDGEQVAAQVSLGGEDGLYVTRTRTLIYRADGLLSDESVEEYPHDAERIEISEGRRKSAISLDYGIDGEEKFKIPSNRLYEALHPVLAGVLNAADVTGPDETVKQTYQFSELTLVITSERVVKHVGAAVWDEDYEEFHFDDVTALDVEEGSVSSQIIIESEGRPQRIKTPSDQTREVRERIERALLSHHGASSYDEFARAHADPEEQAEAEGAAAADDDEAEQEADPLASGGVDPIDANPPELDDDGAIIEDEASVTTGDRRDDEVTADEASEAAARAAKASTSDQSAAGADAGPEVAESSESASADGDVGQGFEETTESAQSAERTTGPAATGTATTDSAATADTADGSAETADAEAEVGESSGFADSGFEPASSELERDTTEEQLAALTEAVQRQNELLAEQQHTLQQLIEELSRGR encoded by the coding sequence ATGAGCGTTCCCGGAATCGTACAGTCCCGGCTCGACGGCGAACAGGTCGCGGCGCAGGTCTCCCTCGGCGGCGAGGACGGTCTCTACGTGACTCGAACGCGGACCCTCATCTACCGCGCGGACGGACTCCTGAGCGACGAGTCCGTCGAGGAGTACCCGCACGACGCCGAACGCATCGAAATCTCCGAAGGACGGCGCAAGTCGGCCATCAGCCTCGACTACGGCATCGACGGCGAGGAGAAGTTCAAGATACCGAGCAACCGCCTCTACGAGGCGCTCCACCCCGTACTGGCGGGCGTGCTGAACGCCGCGGACGTGACGGGTCCCGACGAGACGGTCAAGCAGACCTACCAGTTCAGCGAACTCACGCTGGTCATCACCAGCGAGCGCGTCGTCAAGCACGTCGGCGCGGCGGTCTGGGACGAAGACTACGAGGAGTTCCACTTCGACGACGTGACCGCCCTCGACGTGGAGGAGGGAAGCGTCTCCTCCCAGATTATCATCGAGAGCGAGGGCCGACCCCAGAGAATCAAGACGCCGAGCGACCAGACCCGCGAGGTCCGCGAGCGCATCGAGCGCGCGCTACTCTCTCATCACGGCGCGAGTTCCTACGACGAGTTCGCCCGCGCACACGCAGACCCCGAGGAGCAGGCCGAGGCCGAGGGCGCGGCCGCCGCGGACGACGACGAGGCCGAGCAGGAGGCCGACCCGCTCGCCAGCGGCGGCGTGGACCCCATCGACGCCAACCCGCCGGAACTCGACGACGACGGTGCCATCATCGAAGACGAGGCGAGCGTGACGACCGGCGACCGACGCGACGACGAGGTCACCGCGGACGAAGCCAGCGAGGCCGCCGCTCGCGCCGCGAAGGCGAGTACGTCGGACCAGTCCGCCGCGGGCGCGGACGCCGGTCCCGAGGTAGCGGAGTCGTCCGAGTCGGCCTCGGCGGACGGCGACGTGGGACAAGGTTTCGAAGAGACGACCGAGAGCGCACAATCGGCGGAACGAACGACCGGCCCCGCCGCTACCGGCACCGCTACGACCGACAGCGCCGCAACAGCCGACACCGCCGACGGGAGCGCCGAAACCGCAGACGCGGAGGCCGAAGTCGGCGAATCGAGCGGGTTCGCCGACTCGGGGTTCGAGCCGGCGAGTTCGGAACTGGAGCGAGACACCACCGAGGAGCAACTGGCGGCGCTGACCGAGGCGGTCCAGCGACAGAACGAACTGCTGGCCGAGCAACAGCACACGCTCCAGCAACTCATCGAAGAACTCAGCCGCGGTCGGTAG
- a CDS encoding TVP38/TMEM64 family protein, translating to MADFARRQVAGFALLAVVAAGSLLAGPDRLLEVARDLTDRPAVFGALLVGVYLVRPLFAWPTTLVAVLVGYAYGPVVGFPVALAGTTASALLPFLAARYVGAGSGLVARLGDSGERFFAATGDLRGMVASRLAPAPSDPVSAAAGLSGVSTGAFVVGTAVGEVPWTAAAVLAGGSVDRLSTAGLTAISWELLAAGGAVAVALLAGPAYRAVSVRR from the coding sequence ATGGCCGACTTCGCCCGCCGTCAGGTCGCCGGATTCGCCCTCCTCGCGGTCGTCGCGGCTGGAAGCCTGCTCGCCGGACCCGACCGCCTCCTCGAAGTCGCACGGGACCTCACGGACCGCCCGGCGGTCTTCGGAGCGCTCCTCGTGGGCGTCTACCTCGTCCGGCCGCTGTTCGCGTGGCCGACCACGCTCGTCGCGGTTCTCGTCGGCTACGCCTACGGACCCGTCGTCGGCTTCCCGGTCGCGCTGGCGGGCACGACCGCGAGCGCGCTCCTGCCCTTCCTCGCGGCGCGCTACGTCGGCGCGGGGTCGGGGCTGGTCGCGCGTCTCGGCGACTCCGGCGAGCGGTTCTTCGCGGCGACGGGCGACCTGCGGGGGATGGTCGCCTCGCGCCTCGCGCCCGCGCCCTCCGACCCCGTCTCGGCCGCGGCGGGCCTCTCGGGCGTCTCGACCGGCGCGTTCGTCGTCGGGACCGCGGTCGGCGAGGTGCCGTGGACCGCCGCGGCCGTGCTGGCCGGCGGGTCGGTAGACCGCCTCTCGACCGCGGGACTGACCGCGATTAGCTGGGAACTCCTCGCCGCGGGCGGCGCGGTGGCGGTCGCGCTCCTCGCCGGACCGGCCTACCGCGCCGTGAGCGTCCGGCGGTAG
- a CDS encoding reverse transcriptase-like protein, with translation MAVHGRSSPLRALFDESPTPHIAHPPRTHHRDFYVATDGSYSLQSGDGGLGAIIETRDGERVARLSVPDESVTDNNVAEYRALHLGLDVLAARAPTGARVGVLVDHDDLAANVNSAALATRRTDHTPPRELSVPPAGKHHWRGIRARVCQFGELRAAVLESGQNPAHALANAPEEFAHVNREPDRCLLPERPASSEAQIPPPSRADRKASD, from the coding sequence ATGGCCGTTCACGGCCGTTCCTCCCCACTGCGGGCACTGTTCGACGAATCGCCCACGCCGCACATCGCACACCCGCCGCGGACGCACCACCGCGATTTCTACGTCGCCACCGACGGTTCCTACAGCCTTCAGAGCGGCGACGGCGGGTTGGGCGCTATCATCGAAACGCGAGACGGTGAGCGGGTCGCTCGCCTCTCGGTCCCCGACGAATCGGTCACGGACAACAACGTGGCCGAGTATCGGGCGCTCCACCTCGGACTCGACGTACTCGCGGCGCGCGCGCCGACCGGGGCGCGGGTCGGCGTCCTCGTGGACCACGACGACCTCGCGGCCAACGTCAACAGCGCGGCGTTGGCGACCCGTCGGACGGACCACACGCCCCCGCGGGAACTCTCGGTTCCGCCCGCCGGCAAACACCACTGGCGCGGGATTCGAGCGCGGGTCTGTCAGTTCGGCGAACTCCGGGCCGCGGTCCTCGAGAGCGGTCAGAACCCGGCCCACGCGCTGGCGAACGCGCCCGAGGAGTTCGCCCACGTCAACCGCGAACCCGACCGCTGTCTCCTGCCCGAGCGACCCGCCTCCAGCGAGGCCCAGATTCCGCCGCCCTCGCGGGCCGACCGGAAAGCCAGCGACTGA
- a CDS encoding aldo/keto reductase, whose protein sequence is MELDTVSLGPTGTKVSEMAFGTWRFGREDDEGEVEIGEKRAHELLDAYADAGGNFIDTADMYGDGRAEEYIGDWLSEREREDFVVASKIYWPTRDDPNGQGLSRKHLRNNVDEILERLGTDYVDLLYIHRWDDETPAEEFVRTLDEFVRDGKVNYLGASTLEPNAWKVAKANELADRRGYEPFKLAQPRYNLANREIEGNYLEMCADYDIGVVPWSPLAGGFLTGKYSRGEEPPEGTRGATDQQFRDSYLTDENFDALEAVEAVAEEVGASPAQVSLAWLTEHGQVTAPIVGARTVEQLSENLAATDIDLSAEQFQRLAEAK, encoded by the coding sequence ATGGAACTCGACACGGTCTCGCTCGGTCCGACCGGGACGAAAGTCAGCGAAATGGCGTTCGGAACGTGGCGCTTCGGTCGGGAGGACGACGAGGGCGAGGTCGAAATCGGCGAGAAGCGCGCCCACGAACTCCTCGACGCCTACGCCGACGCGGGCGGGAACTTCATCGACACCGCGGACATGTACGGCGACGGGCGGGCCGAGGAGTACATCGGCGACTGGCTCTCCGAGCGCGAGCGCGAGGACTTCGTCGTCGCTTCGAAGATTTACTGGCCGACCCGCGACGACCCGAACGGTCAGGGCCTCTCGCGCAAGCACCTCCGGAACAACGTCGACGAGATTCTGGAGCGTCTCGGGACCGACTACGTGGACCTGCTCTACATCCACCGCTGGGACGACGAGACGCCCGCCGAGGAGTTCGTGCGCACGTTAGACGAGTTCGTCCGCGACGGCAAAGTCAACTACCTCGGTGCCTCGACGCTCGAACCGAACGCGTGGAAGGTCGCCAAGGCCAACGAACTGGCCGACAGGCGCGGCTACGAACCGTTCAAACTCGCACAGCCCCGTTACAACCTCGCCAATCGCGAAATCGAAGGGAACTACCTCGAGATGTGCGCCGACTACGACATCGGCGTCGTCCCGTGGAGTCCACTCGCGGGCGGATTCCTCACGGGCAAGTACAGTCGTGGAGAGGAACCGCCGGAGGGGACCCGGGGCGCGACCGACCAGCAATTCCGCGATTCGTACCTCACCGACGAGAACTTCGACGCGCTAGAGGCCGTCGAGGCAGTCGCCGAGGAGGTCGGTGCCAGTCCCGCGCAGGTCAGTCTCGCGTGGCTGACCGAACACGGGCAGGTCACGGCCCCCATCGTCGGCGCGCGGACGGTCGAACAGTTGAGCGAGAACCTCGCGGCCACCGACATCGACCTCTCGGCCGAGCAGTTCCAGCGACTCGCCGAGGCGAAGTAG
- a CDS encoding HVO_2523 family zinc finger protein → MSDSAEPGDAGGDERGGRPCPICEQPMYHRHCKYVCPQHGVIMDCADTFY, encoded by the coding sequence ATGAGCGACTCGGCGGAACCGGGCGACGCCGGCGGGGACGAACGGGGCGGCCGGCCGTGTCCCATCTGTGAGCAACCGATGTACCACCGCCACTGCAAGTACGTCTGTCCGCAGCACGGCGTCATCATGGACTGCGCCGACACCTTCTACTGA
- a CDS encoding DUF7314 family protein, protein MADEFIKGLGVATVGGLGSMVIAGWYNTPTFAARQEPQLLAPDPTNVGAYGQFALVLKDALFWFALVGVLVFWVIVPAVHQLRSS, encoded by the coding sequence ATGGCTGACGAGTTTATCAAAGGACTCGGTGTTGCCACCGTCGGTGGTCTCGGTTCGATGGTTATCGCAGGCTGGTACAACACGCCAACGTTCGCAGCGAGACAGGAACCACAGCTGCTCGCTCCGGATCCAACGAACGTTGGAGCCTATGGACAGTTTGCGCTCGTACTGAAAGACGCGCTTTTTTGGTTTGCTCTAGTCGGTGTGCTCGTGTTTTGGGTTATCGTCCCGGCAGTTCATCAACTTCGGAGTTCGTAG
- a CDS encoding ArsR/SmtB family transcription factor — protein MDKALWYLLTATRGGENRARLIRELSERPRNANQLADALDVEYKTVRHHLDMLEDHGVVEPGDNDYGKLYFLTDQFEQHREAFEEITEHID, from the coding sequence ATGGACAAGGCGCTCTGGTACCTGCTCACGGCGACCCGCGGCGGTGAGAACCGCGCGCGGCTCATCCGCGAACTCTCCGAGCGCCCCCGAAACGCCAACCAACTCGCCGACGCGCTCGACGTGGAGTACAAGACGGTGCGCCACCACCTCGACATGCTCGAAGACCACGGCGTGGTCGAACCGGGCGACAACGACTATGGGAAGCTCTACTTCCTCACCGACCAGTTCGAACAGCACCGCGAGGCATTCGAGGAAATCACGGAACACATCGACTGA
- a CDS encoding DMT family transporter, with the protein MSRYRNVALFVALAAVWGSAFMAIKAGLDYFPPVLFAAIRYDIAGVLMLAYAVYATDRWRPRTRGEWRLVAVGATLLIAGYHAFLFVGEQYTTSAVAAVIISLNPVLTTGCARLLLPSERLTPAGIAGLLLGLVGVVVLSDPNPNNLVTSDVVGQALVFAAAGSFALGSVLTRRIKAELPIETMEAWSMVLGALLMHAISFARPSESLAAVRWTPEAIWAMAYLSVAASALGFLVYFDLLDRLGPIEINLVSYVAPVFAAISGWWFLGEVIDLTTVAGFLVIFAGFCLVKREALARELPKLRAVVSR; encoded by the coding sequence GTGAGCAGATATCGGAACGTCGCGCTGTTCGTCGCGCTGGCCGCGGTCTGGGGGTCGGCGTTCATGGCCATCAAGGCCGGACTCGACTACTTTCCGCCCGTACTCTTCGCCGCCATACGCTACGACATCGCGGGCGTGCTGATGCTGGCCTACGCGGTGTACGCGACCGACCGCTGGCGGCCCAGAACCCGCGGCGAGTGGCGACTGGTCGCAGTGGGGGCGACCCTGCTAATCGCGGGGTACCACGCCTTCCTGTTCGTCGGCGAACAGTACACGACCAGCGCCGTCGCGGCGGTCATCATCAGCCTGAACCCCGTGCTAACGACCGGGTGCGCGCGGCTCTTACTCCCGAGCGAGCGACTGACCCCGGCGGGCATCGCGGGTCTCCTGCTCGGACTCGTCGGCGTCGTCGTCCTGAGCGACCCGAACCCGAACAACCTCGTGACCTCGGACGTGGTCGGTCAGGCGCTGGTGTTCGCCGCGGCCGGGTCGTTCGCGCTCGGGAGCGTCCTGACTCGGCGCATCAAGGCCGAACTCCCCATCGAGACGATGGAGGCGTGGTCGATGGTTCTGGGCGCGCTATTGATGCACGCCATCAGTTTCGCCCGGCCGAGCGAGTCGCTGGCCGCGGTCCGGTGGACGCCCGAGGCGATTTGGGCGATGGCGTACCTCTCCGTCGCGGCGAGCGCGCTCGGTTTCCTCGTCTACTTCGACCTGCTGGACCGACTCGGTCCGATCGAAATCAACCTCGTCTCGTACGTCGCGCCCGTCTTCGCGGCTATCTCCGGTTGGTGGTTCCTCGGCGAGGTCATCGACCTCACTACGGTCGCGGGCTTTCTCGTCATCTTCGCGGGGTTCTGTCTGGTGAAACGCGAGGCGCTGGCCCGCGAACTCCCCAAACTCCGCGCGGTCGTGAGTCGGTAG
- a CDS encoding helix-turn-helix domain-containing protein → MSERADWMHPEDEHLLALLRTERKDTFTAIAAQLPLPRERVAERCRTLAAHGLVEHLGSDIYTISPLGERYLDGEVGPAELRVTEHEDE, encoded by the coding sequence ATGAGCGAGCGAGCGGACTGGATGCACCCCGAGGACGAACACCTGCTCGCCCTGCTCCGGACCGAGCGCAAGGACACGTTCACCGCCATCGCGGCCCAGTTACCGCTGCCCCGAGAGCGGGTCGCGGAGCGTTGTCGGACGCTGGCCGCCCACGGACTCGTCGAACACCTCGGAAGCGACATCTACACCATCAGTCCGCTCGGAGAGCGGTATCTCGACGGTGAGGTCGGGCCGGCCGAACTCCGAGTCACGGAGCACGAGGACGAGTAG
- a CDS encoding PGF-CTERM sorting domain-containing protein, with protein MRFATPITVAVLVFTVCVAPITAQQTTTECGPTTTETMGDESMNETTGMMGETTSETMGNESMEGMANETETMDDESMSETTAAMGNESMNGTMGETTTDAMASGTTCADESMGDDSMDSAADGSMAETTGERTSGDSMTDTTDAADSESSAFAPGFGVSAALVALIGALYVARRRP; from the coding sequence ATGCGTTTTGCAACGCCGATTACGGTGGCGGTACTCGTGTTCACGGTCTGCGTCGCGCCGATTACGGCACAGCAGACGACGACCGAGTGCGGCCCGACGACTACCGAGACGATGGGCGACGAGTCGATGAACGAGACGACGGGGATGATGGGGGAAACGACCAGCGAGACGATGGGCAACGAGTCGATGGAGGGAATGGCGAACGAGACGGAGACGATGGACGACGAGTCGATGAGTGAAACGACGGCGGCGATGGGCAACGAATCGATGAACGGGACGATGGGCGAGACCACCACCGACGCGATGGCCTCGGGGACGACCTGCGCGGACGAGTCGATGGGTGACGACTCGATGGACTCCGCGGCCGACGGTTCGATGGCCGAGACGACCGGCGAGCGCACCAGCGGCGACTCGATGACCGACACCACCGACGCCGCCGACAGCGAGTCGAGCGCGTTCGCGCCCGGGTTCGGCGTCAGCGCGGCACTTGTCGCGCTAATTGGCGCGCTCTACGTCGCGCGGAGGCGACCGTGA
- a CDS encoding molybdopterin-dependent oxidoreductase produces the protein MTDRRDPRVALGRPDAGNRLASTAAAVAAGVAAVAGSYAAVGRTPAFVAAPISEVVVASTPDAVVAWSIQTLGDLGSQLGFLLALALTVALFAATVAAGSLLADRFAVPALAVAPVACVAVALALTGSAASTLAAGAGAGLTVALASVGGGERTDSDVSGAATSSARRRVLRAVAGAFAVGGVGAVLGSDEGGDVPDPDGEVSADVGSLLDEAAEKSLDVDGIEPLVSEQFYQVDINNVDPTPKREDWTLSVTGAVEEEAEFDYDDVTAMTDSVEHRFVTLRCVGEGLNGKKMDTALWTGVPVMDLLDEAGIDAGGNCCVMLRAADDYFEEFPLSALRDGFLAFEMNGDPLPRAHGHPVRALIPGHWGEINVKWLTEIEVLEEEAKGYWEKRGWHGTGPVNTVAKLHAVNRLGDSSGGTTEMQVGGHAYAGTRGIERVEVSTDGGDSWTDAELSDPLPAEDAWRQWQYTYEATAPHEVVVRATDGEGTLQPKEDAEPFPSGATGWVSKRVEP, from the coding sequence GTGACCGACCGCCGCGACCCTCGGGTCGCGCTCGGTCGCCCCGACGCCGGTAATCGCCTCGCTTCGACCGCGGCCGCAGTCGCGGCGGGCGTCGCGGCGGTCGCGGGGTCGTACGCCGCGGTCGGCCGGACGCCCGCGTTCGTCGCCGCGCCGATAAGCGAGGTCGTCGTCGCCTCGACGCCCGACGCGGTCGTCGCGTGGTCCATCCAGACGCTCGGGGACCTCGGAAGCCAACTCGGATTCCTGTTGGCGCTCGCGCTGACCGTCGCCCTGTTCGCCGCGACGGTCGCGGCCGGAAGCCTGCTCGCCGACCGGTTCGCGGTCCCGGCGCTCGCGGTCGCGCCCGTGGCCTGCGTCGCCGTCGCGCTGGCGCTCACCGGGTCGGCCGCTTCCACGCTCGCGGCCGGTGCGGGGGCGGGCCTCACGGTCGCGCTCGCTTCGGTCGGCGGTGGCGAACGGACCGATTCGGACGTGTCGGGCGCCGCCACGTCGTCGGCCCGGCGGCGCGTCCTCCGAGCGGTCGCTGGCGCGTTCGCTGTCGGCGGCGTCGGCGCGGTCCTCGGGTCCGACGAGGGCGGCGACGTGCCCGACCCGGACGGCGAGGTATCGGCGGACGTCGGGTCGCTGCTCGACGAGGCAGCGGAGAAGTCCCTCGACGTGGACGGCATCGAACCGCTGGTCAGCGAGCAGTTCTATCAGGTGGACATCAACAACGTGGACCCGACCCCGAAGCGCGAAGACTGGACGCTGAGCGTGACGGGTGCTGTCGAGGAGGAAGCCGAGTTCGACTACGACGACGTAACGGCGATGACGGACTCGGTCGAACACCGGTTCGTCACCCTGCGGTGCGTCGGCGAGGGTCTGAACGGTAAGAAGATGGACACGGCGCTCTGGACCGGGGTTCCCGTGATGGACCTGCTCGACGAGGCGGGCATCGACGCGGGCGGGAACTGCTGTGTCATGCTCCGGGCCGCCGACGACTACTTCGAGGAGTTCCCGCTGTCGGCCCTCCGCGACGGCTTCCTCGCCTTCGAGATGAACGGCGACCCGCTCCCCCGCGCCCACGGCCACCCCGTCCGCGCGCTGATTCCCGGCCACTGGGGCGAGATAAACGTGAAGTGGCTCACCGAAATCGAGGTGTTGGAGGAGGAGGCGAAAGGCTACTGGGAGAAGCGCGGGTGGCACGGAACCGGCCCGGTGAACACCGTGGCGAAACTCCACGCCGTGAATCGCCTCGGCGACTCGTCCGGCGGGACCACCGAGATGCAGGTCGGCGGTCACGCCTACGCGGGCACGCGAGGAATCGAGCGGGTCGAAGTCTCGACCGACGGCGGCGACTCGTGGACGGACGCCGAACTCTCGGACCCGCTCCCGGCCGAGGACGCGTGGCGCCAGTGGCAGTACACCTACGAGGCGACCGCTCCCCACGAGGTGGTCGTCCGCGCGACGGACGGCGAGGGGACGCTCCAACCGAAAGAAGACGCCGAGCCCTTCCCGAGCGGTGCGACGGGGTGGGTCTCGAAGCGCGTCGAGCCGTAG
- a CDS encoding DUF5830 family protein, which yields MADDEEPASDGPADDADPVEVGVELLSKLEDPELSVAEAVDRIETVTTHPATTRKILDEAEKRGVIEREDGIVQTTGGGYVSFQSEVVTKEGDFSCRRCGAGISTGHFIKLDAGEHGAFGPECIRKVTGRD from the coding sequence ATGGCCGACGACGAGGAACCGGCGAGCGACGGTCCCGCGGACGACGCCGACCCCGTGGAGGTCGGCGTGGAACTCCTCTCGAAACTCGAGGACCCCGAACTCTCGGTCGCGGAGGCCGTGGACCGCATCGAGACCGTCACCACTCACCCCGCCACGACCCGGAAGATTCTGGACGAGGCCGAGAAGCGCGGCGTCATCGAACGCGAGGACGGCATCGTCCAGACGACTGGCGGCGGCTACGTCAGCTTCCAGAGTGAAGTCGTCACGAAGGAGGGCGATTTCTCCTGTCGGCGGTGCGGCGCGGGCATCTCTACGGGCCACTTCATAAAACTCGACGCGGGGGAACACGGCGCGTTCGGCCCGGAGTGCATCCGAAAAGTCACCGGACGAGACTGA
- a CDS encoding CBS domain-containing protein → MNARDLMTTDVKTVHEDDEISDVLTRLARADFNGFPVVDDDERVVGIVTQHDLVHIFQPSDRTLWIPVGFPPFLETLEYAIDLSWDELDTELDLLKHSNKPVRTVMTEDVVTVDPDTDFDRILDLLADDERDINRLPVVDERGGLLGIVARQDVLRAVRDERRAAEASAE, encoded by the coding sequence ATGAACGCCCGCGACCTGATGACCACCGACGTGAAGACGGTCCACGAGGACGACGAAATCAGCGACGTGCTGACCCGTCTGGCCCGAGCGGACTTCAACGGCTTCCCTGTCGTGGACGACGACGAGCGCGTGGTCGGCATCGTCACGCAACACGACCTCGTCCACATCTTTCAGCCGAGCGACCGGACGCTCTGGATTCCGGTCGGCTTCCCGCCGTTCCTCGAAACGCTGGAGTACGCCATCGACCTCTCGTGGGACGAACTCGACACGGAACTCGACCTGCTGAAACACTCGAACAAGCCCGTCCGGACGGTCATGACCGAGGACGTGGTGACGGTCGACCCCGACACCGACTTCGACCGCATCCTCGACCTGCTGGCCGACGACGAACGGGACATCAACCGCCTGCCGGTCGTGGACGAGCGCGGCGGACTCCTCGGAATCGTGGCCCGACAGGACGTGCTTCGGGCGGTCCGCGACGAGCGACGCGCGGCCGAGGCGTCGGCGGAATAA